The following coding sequences lie in one Arachis hypogaea cultivar Tifrunner chromosome 4, arahy.Tifrunner.gnm2.J5K5, whole genome shotgun sequence genomic window:
- the LOC112744947 gene encoding plastidic glucose transporter 4-like — MSSNSRTSCWGLRPGSSTMETELSTARRGFAAGIFGSSAKPRSIRAQASSDEDVEDLLPANNVPGKSSGTVLPFVGVACLGATLFGYHLGVVNGALEYLAKDLGITENTVLQGWIVSSLLAGATVGSFTGGALADKFGRTRTFQLDAIPLAVGAFLCATAQSIQTMIVGRLLAGIGIGVTSAIVPLYISEISPTEIRGALGSVNQLFICIGILAALVAGLPLAGNPIWWRTMFGISVVPSVLLALGMAVSPESPRWLFQQGKISDAEKAIKTLYGKERVASVMHDLTAASQGSSEPEARWFDLFSSRYRKVVSVGAALFLFQQFAGINAVVYYSTSVFRSAGIASDIAASALVGASNVFGTVIASSLMDKQGRKSLLITSFTGMAVSMLLLSLSFTWSVLAPYSGTLAVLGTVAYVLSFSLGAGPVPALLLPEIFASRIRAKAISLSLGTHWISNFVIGLYFLSVVNKFGISSVYLGFSTVCILAVLYVSGNVVETKGRSLEEIERALSPAS; from the exons ATGAGTAGTAACAGTAGAACCAGTTGCTGGGGTTTGAGGCCTGGTTCGAGCACAATGGAAACTGAGCTCAGCACTGCAAGAAGGGGTTTTGCAGCAGGAATTTTTGGCTCTTCTGCTAAGCCTAGATCAATAAGGGCTCAAGCTTCTTCTG ATGAAGATGTTGAAGATCTTCTCCCTGCTAATAATGTTCCTGGAAAATCTTCTGGGACCGTCTTGCCCTTTGTTGGTGTTGCTTGCCTTGGAGCCACTTTATTCGGTTATCATCTTGG GGTGGTAAATGGAGCTCTTGAGTACCTGGCCAAGGATCTTGGTATTACTGAGAACACTGTACTACAAG GATGGATTGTCAGCTCTCTACTTGCTGGCGCCACTGTGGGTTCATTCACTGGTGGAGCATTGGCTGACAAATTCGGCCGAACTAGGACCTTTCAGTTAGATGCAATTCCACTAGCAGTTGGAGCATTTCTTTG TGCTACAGCTCAAAGCATTCAGACGATGATTGTTGGCCGCTTACTAGCTGGTATAGGAATCGGTGTTACATCTGCAATTGTACCATTATACATATCTGAG ATTTCTCCAACTGAAATTCGCGGTGCGCTTGGATCTGTTAATCAACTTTTTATATGTATTGGGATTCTTGCAGCATTAGTAGCCGGTTTGCCTCTGGCAGGAAATCCTATATG GTGGCGGACAATGTTTGGAATTTCGGTTGTTCCATCTGTTCTGTTAGCACTAGGAATGGCAGTTTCTCCGGAAAGTCCTAGATGGCTCTTTCAG CAAGGGAAAATATCTGATGCGGAGAAAGCAATTAAAACACTTTATGGAAAAGAAAGAGTTGCTTCGGTTATGCATGACTTAACAGCAGCAAGTCAAGGTTCTTCTGAACCTGAAGCAAGGTGGTTTGATCTTTTTAGTAGCAGGTATCGGAAAG TTGTCAGTGTTGGAGCAGCACTTTTCTTGTTCCAGCAGTTTGCTGGAATTAATGCCGTGGTGTATTATTCGACTTCTGTTTTCCGCAGTGCTGGAATTGCTTCTGACATTGCAGCAAGTGCCCTTGTTGGTGCTTCAAATGTCTTCG GCACTGTAATCGCTTCATCCTTGATGGACAAACAAGGAAGGAAAAGTCTCCTTATCACAAGTTTTACCGGAATG GCTGTTTCTATGTTGCTTCTTTCTCTGTCTTTCACTTGGAGTGTCCTTGCACCATATTCTGGTACCCTTGCAGTGCTTGGAACTGTCGC CTATGTGTTATCCTTTTCTCTTGGTGCTGGTCCTGTGCCTGCTCTTCTTCTACCTGAGATATTTGCCTCGAGAATTAGAGCTAAAGCGATCTCTTTGTCGTTAGGCACACATTGG ATCTCCAACTTTGTGATTGGACTGTATTTCCTAAGTGTTGTAAACAAGTTTGGAATCAGCAGTGTGTACTTGGGGTTCTCAACTGTGTGTATTCTTGCTGTATTGTACGTATCTGGTAATGTTGTGGAAACAAAGGGTCGTTCATTAGAAGAAATAGAACGTGCTCTTAGCCCTGCATCTTAA